Proteins encoded together in one Coffea arabica cultivar ET-39 chromosome 2c, Coffea Arabica ET-39 HiFi, whole genome shotgun sequence window:
- the LOC113725761 gene encoding serine/threonine protein phosphatase 2A 57 kDa regulatory subunit B' beta isoform-like isoform X2 encodes MFNKIRKKGHRKASKSDGAETPIPTNNAAPNPDVTVNHASRTAGAPSQLLSLDCLGHGSGVVEVLPLLKEIPLSERHALFIRKLQICCASFDFSDTLKNAREKEIKRQTLNELIELVQSGSSKMNEIMQEGLVKMISINVFRCLPPAMHENTGSESGDPDEDEMFTDPSWPHLQLVYELLLRYVVSPDMDTKIAKRYLDHSFVLKLLDLFDSEDAREREYLKTILHRIYGKFMVHRPFIRKAINDVFYRFLFETERHSGICELLEILGSIINGFALPMKEEHKLFLVRALIPLHKAKCVASYHQQLSYCITQFVEKDYRLADIVIRGLLKYWPVTNCGKEVLFLGELEDVLEATQSEEFRRCMVPLFRQVARSINSSHFQ; translated from the coding sequence ATGTtcaataaaatcagaaaaaaaggaCATCGAAAGGCCTCAAAATCGGATGGAGCTGAGACCCCAATACCTACCAACAATGCAGCGCCTAATCCTGATGTTACTGTTAATCATGCTTCAAGAACGGCTGGTGCACCATCTCAACTTTTGTCTTTGGACTGTCTGGGACACGGTTCTGGAGTGGTTGAAGTATTACCCTTGTTGAAAGAAATTCCGCTGTCTGAAAGACATGCTTTGTTCATCAGAAAGCTCCAAATTTGTTGCGCTTCCTTTGATTTTTCAGACACTTTGAAGAATGCCCGAGAAAAGGAGATTAAGAGGCAAACTCTCAATGAGCTGATTGAATTAGTGCAATCAGGGTCTtctaaaatgaatgaaataatgcAGGAAGGGTTAGTGAAAATGATATCAATCAATGTTTTTCGGTGTTTACCTCCTGCAATGCATGAGAATACAGGGTCAGAGAGTGGTGACCCTGATGAGGATGAAATGTTTACGGACCCATCATGGCCTCACTTGCAACTTGTGTATGAGTTACTTTTGAGATATGTGGTATCACCTGATATGGACACTAAGATAGCCAAGCGATACCTTGATCATTCTTTTGTTCTAAAATTACTGGATTTATTCGATTCTGAGGACGCCAGAGAGCGTGAATACTTGAAGACTATTCTTCACCGCATTTATGGGAAATTCATGGTCCATCGCCCATTCATTAGGAAAGCGATAAATGATGTATTTTACCGTTTTTTATTTGAAACAGAGAGGCACAGTGGGATTTGTGAGTTGCTAGAGATTCTTGGAAGTATTATAAATGGGTTCGCTCTGCCAATGAAAGAAGAGCATAAATTGTTCCTTGTTCGGGCTCTTATTCCATTGCACAAGGCCAAGTGTGTCGCATCATATCATCAGCAGTTATCTTACTGCATTACACAATTCGTAGAGAAAGATTATAGATTGGCAGATATTGTGATTAGGGGATTGCTGAAGTACTGGCCTGTAACCAACTGCGGCAAGGAAGTTCTCTTTCTTGGAGAACTAGAAGATGTCTTGGAAGCCACACAGTCTGAGGAGTTTCGGCGCTGCATGGTGCCTTTATTTAGACAAGTTGCTCGAAGCATCAACAGCTCCCATTTTCAG
- the LOC113725759 gene encoding uncharacterized protein, with protein sequence MAPSAKGKEKVIDGGKGSSGKRKRNIGGGDDGKTGGRKRKNRGVLQFFDDAAYEVDEDDASDDSFFDDDSLEDEFDTAAAAMQFQSEPSRAPFLPFVPKVEEPTEEELEKMLQERYKPGSTFVTYAEDNYESKRTVEMPEHCPSVKDPIIWKVKCMVGRERHSAFCLMQKYVDLQFLGKKLQIISAFTIDHVKGFIYIEAEKQCDINEACNGLCSIYSSRVAPVPKEDINHLFSVKNKSNGISEGMWARVKNGKYKGDLAQVVAVNSARKKVTVKLIPRIDLKALAEKFGRGITANRTANPAPRLISNSELEEFRPLIQCRRDRDTNKVFEVLDGMMLKDGYLYKKVSIDSLSFWGVTPTEDELLKFEPSRNEEYNDLEWLSQLYGEQKKKRPLFSDKGGGKGEGSSMPSLDTDFEVHDLVFFGRKDFGVVIGTEKDEIFKIIKEGSEGPVVVTIPRKELKNAAFDKKLFTALDQKMKNISINDRVRVLDGPMKDREGIVKKIYRGIIFLYNETVEENSGYICFKAQLCEKVELPGEARNEKGGEQETVVFGDFASSPKSPLSPKQSDQGRDGSRNFNRENNTMFSVGQSLRIRVGPLKGYLCRVLAIRRSDITVKLDSQHKILTVKCEHLAEVRAKSSGISLGEESDSLRPFDLLGTQDGSTDWLDGTAKATGGGNWNAEGFSTERSSWPAFPVSNSSLWTEAQSSNPLISVDEANKGHSSWEVKPTPSQGPSWGAAAAARQTSGDGGQVANWGNKEDSSKKGAFSTSFVGNASDSWGKALESVHQSTTQEPKEDSWGQAAENLSIKDDSSGSKSAWNASGVAPEKPTMGWGNANGGSDQPDANAWNKVTTSNTHETGNWQSTRKDGEGAGDESAWNQSARVIDGGSSWNKQDGESFGNKQIGGSSWNKPDGGSTSQSKQGGESSWSKLDGGSTSQSKQGGESSWSKLDGGSTSQSKPDGGSGTWSKQDGGSNSQGKLNGGSGSWSKLDGVSGSWSKPDGGSSSWSKPDRGSSSQSKQGGESSWSKPDGGSSSWSKPDGGFSSWSKPDGGSSSLSKQGGESSWSKPGGGSSSWSKPDGGSSSRSKQGGESSWSNPDGGSNSWSRPGGGSSSWSKPDRGSTWSKQGHGSSWSKPDGGSASWSKEVGSTENKGDTDQGGSWGRSESFGGARGSGGRSGRGGRGGRGQFGRGRSFGQGETSNWAKGNTDEHGFSGDASKGNHSSWNSGRADSWDKNVSTAGDKESGWGKPNASGDNGESKWRGATKDTGEWGGKSHTGWNGGRANDQNESSDWQKKDKSWYQKSDDSKMDVEAGKDDPWNSKKTLEGGSTSGWGQSKSGGATDAGGGSSSGWGQSKWGGAGDAGGGSSSGWGQSKWSGETEAGGKQNSWSSKSNWNSDNNFGSNEGQNDTFDNQGRGGNWRGGRGGRWGQDRDGFGRRGSERGDFEGRSDRGGFGGRGRSGRGGFGGRGRSDRGDFGDFGGRGGSDRGGFRGRGGFGGRGRGRRDDWNKNDSDQVKSYRYNMSNKDVDWKSSSGGGNWNDGDRDKGQWQSAYSGWVAAGGGDSAQAGGWNEGNDNAGGSWDDGVHGKGQWQSGNSGCAAVGGRDSAQAGGWNKGSNSAGGIGAQSSGWNHGAKDVASGDKPNSGKNGSCSNAGGWVSNNSGGNWQAGDTNQWQGAGSDGNKSKEPAESGDIEQAGGCTGGLDLSKDVSGSDTNSGCWNSQNNNWKTSNSSGGATSSSWNQPAMGKGEGAGTADAWGKAPASSWGQAKDGNDKGGW encoded by the exons ATGGCCCCATCGGCGAAGGGTAAAGAGAAGGTCATTGACGGCGGCAAAGGCTCGTCGGGGAAGAGGAAGCGTAACATCGGCGGTGGTGACGACGGCAAAACTGGTGGTCGGAAACGGAAGAATCGCGGCGTTCTTCAGTTCTTTGACGATGCCGCTTACGAAGTTGATGAGGATGATGCCAGTGACGACTCATTCTTCGATGATG ATTCTCTGGAAGATGAATTTGACACAGCAGCTGCAGCAATGCAATTCCAGTCTGAACCTAGCAGAGCCCCCTTTCTGCCTTTTGTTCCCAAAGTGGAGGAACCAACAGAAGAAGAACTTGAAAAGATGTTACAGGAACGATACAAACCAGGCTCTACTTTTGTGACATATGCGGAAGACAATTACGAGAGCAAAAGAACGGTGGAAATGCCTGAACACTGTCCTTCTGTTAAGGATCCAATCATCTGGAAAGTCAAATGCATG GTTGGACGTGAGAGGCATTCAGCCTTCTGCCTCATGCAGAAATACGTGGACTTGCAATTTCTGGGAAAGAAGCTGCAGATAATTTCTGCATTTACAATTGATCACGTTAAGGGTTTTATTTATATCGAAGCAGAGAAGCAGTGTGATATTAATGAG GCGTGTAATGGGCTGTGTAGCATATATTCAAGTCGCGTGGCACCTGTACCAAAGGAGGACATTAATCATTTATTTTCTGTTAAAAACAAGAGTAATGGAATTTCTGAGGGAATGTGGGCACGTGTTAAGAATGGGAAATACAAAGGTGATTTAGCACAG GTTGTGGCTGTAAATTCTGCACGGAAGAAAGTGACCGTGAAGCTGATTCCTAGGATAGACTTGAAAGCATTGGCTGAGAAATTT GGTAGAGGAATTACTGCCAACAGGACTGCTAATCCGGCACCAAGACTCATAAGCAATAGTGAACTCGA AGAGTTCCGGCCTCTGATTCAATGTCGACGGGACCGTGATACTAACAAAGTCTTTGAGGTTCTTGATGGGATGATGCTGAAGGATGGCTATCTGTATAAGAAAGTATCCATTGACTCGTTAAGCTTTTGGGGAGTAACACCTACAGAAGATGAGCTTCTTAAATTTGAGCCTTCAAGGAATGAAGAATACAATGATCTAGAGTGGTTATCACAGCTTTATGGCGAACAGAAAAAGAAACGTCCTTTATTTAGTGACAAAGGTGGTGGAAAAGGTGAAGGTTCTTCAATGCCAAGCCTGGACACTGATTTTGAAGTGCatgatttagttttttttgg TCGAAAGGATTTTGGTGTTGTCATTGGCACGGAGAAGGATGAGATTTTCAAG ATTATCAAGGAGGGCTCAGAGGGACCAGTAGTTGTCACTATTCCGCGGAAGGAGTTAAAGAATGCAGCATTCGATAAGAAGCTATTCACAGCACTTGATCAGAAAATGAAGAATATATCAATTAATGACAGAGTCAGAGTTTTGGATGGTCCAATGAAG GATAGAGAAGGCATTGTCAAGAAAATTTACAGAGGGATTATTTTCTTGTACAATGAAACCGTAGAGGAGAACAGTGGTTACATTTGCTTTAAGGCACAGTTGTGCGAAAAAGTTGAGCTTCCTGGTGAAGCACGTAATGAGAAG GGTGGTGAACAAGAAACTGTAGTATTTGgggattttgcttcttctcctAAGTCCCCTCTCTCGCCTAAGCAATCTGATCAAGGAAGGGATGGTAGCCGAAACT TCAACAGGGAAAACAATACAATGTTCTCTGTGGGACAATCACTTAGAATCCGTGTGGGCCCATTGAAGGGGTACCTTTGTCGTGTTTTGGCAATACGGCGGTCTGACATCACTGTGAAGCTTGACTCTCAGCATAAAATACTTACAG TTAAATGTGAGCATCTCGCGGAGGTTCGTGCAAAAAGTTCTGGCATTTCTTTGGG GGAGGAATCTGACTCTTTAAGGCCATTTGATCTCCTTGGTACACAGGATGGCTCAACAG ATTGGTTGGACGGGACAGCTAAAGCAACAGGAGGTGGAAATTGGAATGCAGAAGGATTTTCTACAGAAAG GAGCTCTTGGCCTGCTTTTCCTGTGTCTAACTCCTCG CTTTGGACAGAAGCTCAATCTTCCAATCCTCTTATATCTGTGGATGAAGCCAACAAAG GTCACTCTTCCTGGGAGGTTAAACCTACTCCAAGTCAAGGTCCATCATGGGGTGCAGCTGCAGCAGCTCGACAAACTTCTGGTGATGGTGGACAGGTTGCTAATTGGGGAAACAAAGAAGACAGCAGTAAGAAAGGAGCTTTTAGTACAAGTTTTGTGGGTAATGCTTCTGACAGTTGGGGAAAAGCTCTTGAATCTGTTCATCAGTCTACTACCCAGGAGCCTAAGGAGGATTCTTGGGGCCAAGCTGCTGAGAATTTGAGCATTAAAGATGATTCAAGTGGAAGCAAGTCAGCCTGGAATGCTTCTGGAGTTGCTCCTGAGAAGCCGACTATGGGTTGGGGAAATGCCAATGGTGGTTCAGATCAACCAGATGCAAATGCCTGGAATAAAGTTACGACTTCAAATACACATGAGACAGGAAACTGGCAGAGCACGAGAAAGGATGGAGAAGGTGCAGGAGATGAAAGTGCTTGGAACCAAAGTGCACGAGTCATTGATGGTGGATCTTCTTGGAATAAACAAGATGGTGAATCTTTTGGGAATAAGCAAATTGGTGGTTCCTCATGGAATAAACCAGATGGAGGATCCACTTCTCAGAGCAAGCAAGGTGGTGAATCCTCTTGGAGCAAACTGGATGGAGGATCCACTTCTCAGAGCAAGCAAGGTGGTGAATCCTCTTGGAGCAAACTGGATGGAGGATCCACTTCTCAGAGCAAACCGGATGGAGGATCTGGTACTTGGAGCAAACAGGATGGAGGATCCAACTCACAGGGCAAATTGAATGGAGGATCCGGTTCTTGGAGCAAACTGGACGGAGTATCTGGTTCTTGGAGCAAACCGGATGGAGGGTCCAGTTCTTGGAGCAAACCCGACCGGGGATCCAGTTCTCAGAGCAAGCAAGGTGGTGAATCCTCTTGGAGCAAACCAGATGGAGGATCCAGTTCTTGGAGCAAACCTGACGGAGGATTCAGTTCTTGGAGCAAACCAGATGGGGGATCCAGTTCTCTGAGCAAGCAAGGTGGTGAGTCCTCTTGGAGCAAACCGGGTGGGGGATCCAGTTCTTGGAGCAAACCGGACGGGGGATCCAGTTCTCGGAGCAAGCAAGGTGGTGAATCCTCTTGGAGCAACCCGGATGGAGGATCCAATTCTTGGAGCAGACCGGGCGGAGGATCCAGCTCTTGGAGCAAACCGGACAGAGGATCCACTTGGAGCAAGCAAGGTCATGGATCTTCTTGGAGTAAACCGGATGGAGGATCTGCTTCTTGGAGCAAAGAGGTTGGTTCAACAGAAAATAAAGGTGATACTGATCAAGGTGGGAGTTGGGGGAGGTCAGAATCATTTGGTGGGGCCCGTGGTTCAGGTGGAAGAAGTGGAAGAGGTGGTCGAGGAGGAAGAGGTCAATTTGGTAGGGGAAGGTCATTTGGTCAGGGTGAGACTTCCAACTGGGCAAAAGGCAATACAGATGAACATGGCTTCAGTGGTGATGCATCGAAGGGAAACCATTCGAGTTGGAATAGTGGTCGAGCAGATAGTTGGGATAAAAATGTATCCACTGCTGGAGATAAAGAGAGTGGTTGGGGCAAGCCAAATGCATCAGGGGACAATGGTGAATCCAAATGGAGGGGTGCCACTAAAGATACTGGTGAATGGGGTGGAAAATCTCATACAGGTTGGAATGGTGGTCGGGCTAATGACCAGAATGAATCCTCAGATTGGCAGAAGAAAGATAAAAGCTGGTATCAGAAATCTGATGACAGTAAAATGGATGTGGAGGCAGGCAAAGATGATCCCTGGAACAGCAAAAAAACATTGGAGGGAGGTTCAACTTCAGGTTGGGGTCAAAGCAAGTCAGGTGGAGCAACTGATGCTGGTGGAGGTTCATCCTCAGGTTGGGGTCAAAGCAAGTGGGGTGGAGCAGGTGATGCTGGTGGAGGTTCATCATCAGGTTGGGGCCAAAGCAAGTGGAGTGGGGAAACTGAGGCTGGGGGAAAACAAAACTCTTGGAGCAGCAAGAGCAATTGGAACTCAGACAATAACTTTGGCAGTAATGAAGGACAAAATGACACTTTTGATAACCAGGGAAGAGGTGGAAATTGGAGAGGAGGCCGAGGAGGAAGATGGGGGCAAGATAGAGATGGTTTTGGGCGCAGAGGTTCTGAACGAGGTGACTTTGAAGGTCGTTCTGACCGTGGTGGTTTTGGGGGTAGGGGTAGATCAGGTAGGGGAGGATTTGGTGGTAGAGGTCGATCGGATAGGGGAGATTTTGGTGATTTTGGTGGGAGAGGTGGATCAGATAGGGGGGGGTTTCGTGGCAGAGGTGGTTTTGGAGGAAGAGGACGTGGAAGGAGGGATGATTGGAATAAAAATGATTCTGATCAAGTTAAGTCCTACCGCTATAACATGTCAAACAAGGACGTGGACTGGAAAAGTAGTAGTGGTGGAGGTAATTGGAATGATGGAGATCGTGACAAAGGCCAATGGCAGAGTGCATATTCAGGTTGGGTGGCTGCTGGGGGAGGAGATAGTGCTCAAGCTGGTGGATGGAACGAAGGAAACGATAATGCTGGTGGCAGTTGGGATGATGGAGTTCATGGCAAAGGCCAGTGGCAGAGTGGGAATTCAGGTTGTGCAGCTGTTGGTGGAAGAGATAGTGCTCAAGCTGGTGGGTGGAACAAGGGAAGCAATAGTGCTGGTGGGATCGGTGCCCAGTCTAGTGGCTGGAATCATGGAGCTAAAGATGTAGCTAGTGGTGACAAGCCTAATTCTGGGAAAAATGGGTCTTGTAGTAATGCTGGTGGATGGGTAAGCAACAATAGTGGAGGCAATTGGCAAGCTGGTGATACGAATCAGTGGCAAGGTGCTGGTTCAGATGGGAATAAATCAAAGGAGCCTGCTGAAAGTGGAGACATTGAGCAAGCTGGTGGCTGTACCGGAGGACTTGATTTAAGCAAAGATGTTAGTGGAAGTGATACTAATTCCGGTTGCTGGAATAGCCAAAATAATAATTGGAAAACATCAAATTCTTCTGGTGGAGCCACATCATCTAGTTGGAACCAACCGGCTATGGGGAAGGGGGAAGGTGCTGGCACAGCTGATGCTTGGGGTAAAGCACCGGCAAGCTCCTGGGGCCAGGCAAAGGATGGAAATGATAAAGGGGGTTGGTAA